A section of the bacterium SCSIO 12696 genome encodes:
- the gcvP gene encoding aminomethyl-transferring glycine dehydrogenase: MQHDHFGRRHIGPSSEQTNAMLAELGLSSLDELIRQTVPANILNREDLSLERGLTEQQALAEIKSIASKNQVFTSLIGTGYYDTIVPPVVLRNVLENPGWYTAYTPYQPEISQGRLEALLNYQQMIMDLTGMEIANASLLDEGTAAAEAMAMAKRHLRKNKSVRFFIDADCHPQTIAVVKTRAEHFGWEVLLGDPQTDLEAEDIFGALLQYPTSTGKVIDLTPIIDSIHAKGAMAAVAGDLMSMVLMKPAGEMGADIVVGSNQRFGVPMGFGGPHAGFFAFRDEYKRASPGRIIGVSVDSHGKPALRMAMQTREQHIRREKANSNVCTAQALLAIMSQFYAAYHGPEGLKAIANQIYDLTNRLASGLQQQGFTLRHNTWFDTLTVEVGEQQSQIIEKALSQRINLRPVGANAIAISLDEKSTEALIASLLGIFGGEGDSALEQAASGIPTELLRTSEFLTHAVFNNYHSETEMMRYMHRLEAKDIALNLSMIPLGSCTMKLNAAAEMIPVTWPEFGDIHPFAPMDQAAGYQELFEGLQQQLVACTGYDAVSLQPNAGSQGEYAGLVAIKKYHQSRGEHDRNICLIPSSAHGTNPASAHMAGMKVVVVKCDDSGNVDMADLQTKCEQHSQQLAAIMITYPSTHGVFEESVTDICDLIHHHGGQVYVDGANMNALVGLAGPGTFGGDVSHLNLHKTFCIPHGGGGPGMGPIGVGKHLEPFLPAHPLQNVPGTDMANGTISAAPWGSASILPISWMYIRMMGRGGMRTATEVAILNANYVAKKLSDHYPVLYTGANGFIAHECIIDIRPLKEASGISEEDIAKRLMDFGFHAPTMSFPVAGTLMIEPTESESKAELDRFIEAMVTIRNEITKVQNGDWPLDNNPLVNAPHTMDDVLNSDWDRAYCRETAVRPVSWLKDHKYWPTVNRIDNVHGDRNLICSCPSTSSYAEEV, translated from the coding sequence ATGCAACACGACCACTTCGGCCGCCGTCACATCGGACCCAGTAGCGAGCAAACCAACGCCATGTTGGCAGAACTGGGGCTGTCTTCGCTGGATGAACTGATTCGCCAAACGGTACCCGCCAACATCCTCAACCGTGAAGACCTGTCATTGGAGAGAGGCCTTACCGAGCAGCAGGCGCTGGCGGAGATCAAGTCCATCGCCAGTAAAAATCAGGTGTTTACTTCACTGATTGGCACCGGTTATTACGACACCATTGTACCCCCAGTGGTTCTGCGCAATGTGTTGGAAAATCCCGGCTGGTACACCGCCTACACCCCCTACCAGCCAGAGATATCCCAGGGCCGCCTGGAGGCATTGCTCAACTACCAGCAAATGATTATGGATTTGACCGGCATGGAAATCGCCAACGCCTCACTGCTGGACGAAGGTACAGCGGCGGCCGAAGCCATGGCGATGGCCAAACGCCACCTGCGCAAAAACAAAAGCGTGCGGTTTTTCATCGACGCCGACTGTCACCCACAAACCATTGCCGTGGTGAAAACCCGTGCCGAGCACTTTGGCTGGGAAGTGTTACTGGGTGATCCGCAAACAGACCTCGAAGCAGAGGATATCTTCGGCGCTCTGCTGCAGTACCCCACCAGTACTGGCAAAGTGATTGACCTGACTCCCATTATCGACAGCATTCACGCCAAAGGCGCTATGGCGGCAGTAGCTGGCGACCTGATGAGCATGGTGCTGATGAAGCCCGCTGGTGAAATGGGGGCAGACATTGTGGTGGGCTCCAACCAGCGCTTTGGGGTACCCATGGGCTTCGGTGGCCCCCACGCTGGCTTTTTTGCCTTCCGTGACGAATATAAGCGCGCCTCCCCTGGGCGCATTATCGGTGTGTCGGTAGACAGCCACGGCAAACCGGCACTGCGTATGGCTATGCAAACCCGCGAACAGCACATTCGCCGGGAAAAGGCCAACTCCAACGTCTGTACGGCCCAGGCGCTGTTGGCGATCATGTCCCAATTCTACGCCGCTTATCATGGCCCGGAGGGGCTGAAAGCCATTGCCAATCAGATTTACGACCTCACCAATCGACTCGCTTCGGGCTTGCAGCAACAGGGCTTTACTCTGCGCCACAACACCTGGTTCGACACCCTGACCGTTGAAGTCGGTGAGCAACAGAGTCAGATTATTGAAAAAGCCCTGAGCCAGCGTATTAACCTGCGCCCGGTGGGTGCCAATGCTATTGCCATCAGCCTGGACGAGAAAAGCACCGAAGCATTGATTGCTTCATTGCTCGGCATTTTTGGTGGCGAAGGCGACTCTGCCCTTGAACAAGCTGCATCGGGTATTCCAACGGAATTGCTGCGTACCAGTGAGTTTCTGACCCACGCCGTGTTTAACAACTACCACAGCGAAACCGAAATGATGCGTTACATGCATCGCCTGGAAGCCAAAGACATCGCCTTAAACCTGTCGATGATTCCGCTGGGTTCGTGCACCATGAAGCTCAACGCTGCCGCAGAGATGATTCCCGTTACCTGGCCAGAGTTTGGCGACATCCACCCCTTTGCCCCCATGGATCAGGCAGCCGGCTACCAGGAACTATTTGAAGGCTTGCAACAGCAGCTGGTGGCCTGTACCGGCTATGACGCGGTTTCCTTGCAACCCAATGCGGGTTCCCAGGGGGAATACGCCGGCTTGGTGGCCATTAAAAAATACCACCAGAGCCGCGGCGAGCACGACCGCAACATCTGCCTGATTCCCAGCTCTGCCCATGGCACCAACCCGGCATCAGCACACATGGCGGGCATGAAAGTGGTGGTGGTCAAGTGCGACGATAGCGGCAACGTGGACATGGCCGACCTGCAAACCAAGTGCGAGCAACACAGCCAGCAGCTGGCGGCAATTATGATTACTTACCCCTCTACCCATGGGGTATTCGAGGAATCTGTTACCGACATCTGCGATCTGATTCACCACCACGGCGGCCAGGTATACGTTGACGGTGCCAATATGAACGCCCTGGTGGGCCTGGCAGGCCCTGGCACCTTTGGTGGCGACGTATCTCACCTCAACCTGCACAAAACTTTCTGTATTCCCCACGGCGGTGGCGGCCCGGGCATGGGGCCCATTGGCGTTGGCAAGCATCTGGAGCCATTCCTGCCCGCTCACCCTCTACAGAATGTGCCGGGTACCGATATGGCGAACGGCACTATTTCTGCCGCTCCCTGGGGCTCGGCCTCGATCCTGCCTATCAGCTGGATGTACATTCGCATGATGGGCCGCGGCGGTATGCGCACCGCCACCGAAGTGGCTATTCTCAACGCTAACTACGTGGCCAAAAAGCTCAGCGACCACTACCCAGTGCTGTACACCGGCGCCAACGGTTTTATCGCTCACGAGTGCATCATCGATATTCGCCCCTTAAAAGAAGCCAGTGGTATTTCAGAAGAAGACATCGCCAAGCGCCTGATGGACTTTGGTTTCCACGCTCCGACTATGTCGTTCCCGGTGGCAGGCACACTGATGATCGAACCCACCGAATCCGAATCCAAAGCCGAGCTGGATCGTTTTATCGAGGCGATGGTAACCATTCGCAATGAAATCACCAAAGTGCAGAACGGCGACTGGCCTCTGGACAACAACCCGTTGGTAAACGCCCCCCACACCATGGACGATGTACTGAACAGCGATTGGGACAGGGCTTACTGTCGGGAAACTGCGGTGCGACCAGTAAGCTGGCTGAAAGACCACAAGTACTGGCCAACGGTAAATCGCATCGATAACGTGCACGGGGATCGCAATTTGATCTGCAGTTGCCCAAGCACGTCTAGCTACGCGGAAGAGGTGTAA
- the lptG gene encoding LPS export ABC transporter permease LptG: MRRLASYVAKSVLGSLLGVLAILVGIDALSAFINETKIINDKYTYLDALIYTGMTLPARIYEFIPFASLIGCLIGLGALAGNSELVIMRASGVSLMRIVWFVMRPTLVVIFVGVLLAEYLVPYADQSANTYKALKRSGQAESKFRSNLWNKEGNEFMHFNIVAPGGELLYGVTRYQFDEQRNLKQASFSESAVFYQDYWLEEKVDITYIDNNRTRVEQKLQRRWQTDLSPELLNLIAIPKESLSIRGLRNYAKYLQNQNQDAQPYWLEFWNKALQPLSVLSLVLVAISFIFGPLRQVTMGFRIFTGVIFGMTFWISQQMLGPSSLVYEFPPVIAVLVPIAVFMGIGVLLLRRAA, from the coding sequence ATGCGTCGCTTGGCAAGTTATGTGGCCAAGTCGGTTCTCGGCAGTTTATTGGGGGTGCTGGCTATTTTGGTGGGTATTGATGCGCTGTCAGCGTTCATCAATGAAACCAAAATCATCAACGATAAGTACACTTATCTGGATGCTCTGATATACACGGGTATGACACTGCCTGCGCGTATTTACGAATTTATCCCTTTTGCTTCTTTGATAGGCTGTTTGATCGGTTTGGGTGCACTGGCTGGGAATAGCGAATTGGTAATAATGCGCGCCTCGGGTGTATCGCTAATGCGCATCGTCTGGTTTGTGATGCGGCCAACCCTGGTTGTGATTTTTGTGGGTGTATTACTCGCCGAATACCTGGTGCCCTATGCGGATCAATCCGCGAATACTTACAAAGCGTTGAAACGCAGTGGCCAGGCAGAGAGTAAGTTCCGCTCTAATTTGTGGAACAAGGAAGGCAACGAGTTTATGCACTTTAATATTGTTGCTCCAGGCGGTGAGCTACTTTACGGAGTGACCCGCTACCAATTTGATGAGCAGCGTAACTTAAAGCAAGCCAGCTTTTCCGAGAGTGCGGTTTTCTATCAGGATTACTGGTTGGAAGAAAAGGTTGATATTACCTATATCGACAACAATCGCACCCGTGTAGAACAAAAACTCCAGCGTCGTTGGCAAACCGATTTGTCTCCGGAATTGCTGAACTTGATTGCTATTCCCAAGGAATCGCTGTCCATTCGCGGGCTGCGCAATTACGCCAAGTACCTGCAAAACCAAAATCAAGATGCCCAGCCGTACTGGTTAGAGTTTTGGAATAAAGCGCTGCAACCACTCAGTGTGCTGAGCTTGGTGCTAGTGGCTATTTCGTTTATTTTCGGCCCATTACGTCAGGTAACCATGGGATTTCGCATCTTTACCGGGGTAATCTTTGGTATGACCTTCTGGATCAGTCAGCAGATGCTGGGGCCGTCAAGCCTGGTGTATGAATTCCCGCCCGTGATTGCTGTGCTGGTACCGATTGCAGTGTTTATGGGAATTGGAGTGCTGTTGTTAAGGCGGGCGGCGTAA
- a CDS encoding polyhydroxyalkanoic acid system family protein: MATVYVERDHKLDDGQLRELGEQLANKLTDKLGGSAEWQGNELHYKQSGASAKALLGEDKVEVTVELGFLMSGFASMVEAEVERTLDKYLEQVV; the protein is encoded by the coding sequence ATGGCGACTGTGTACGTAGAGCGTGACCATAAGCTTGATGATGGTCAATTAAGAGAGCTCGGTGAGCAATTGGCGAACAAGCTGACCGACAAGTTGGGCGGCAGTGCTGAGTGGCAGGGCAATGAGCTGCATTACAAGCAATCTGGTGCGTCAGCGAAGGCGTTGTTGGGGGAAGACAAAGTAGAGGTAACTGTGGAGCTGGGCTTTCTGATGTCGGGTTTCGCATCGATGGTCGAAGCGGAAGTGGAGCGCACTTTGGATAAGTACTTGGAGCAGGTGGTGTGA
- a CDS encoding RDD family protein, translating into MTTEPFASLQSASVFRRLSALVYDFLLMLAIVFICGVLTVIIQYLIYSPIPEGQQMPPLPWLPVVLGLWLANAYYFVYCWGKRGQTLAMKAWRLRVQQLDGSLTTTKQRWLRAVIAPLSLASVVGLLWRLWDKNGDCLHDKLTGTRVVLLPKGVN; encoded by the coding sequence GTGACAACTGAACCATTTGCCTCCCTGCAAAGTGCCAGCGTATTTCGCCGCCTAAGCGCTCTGGTCTACGATTTTCTGCTCATGCTCGCGATTGTGTTTATCTGCGGTGTGTTGACCGTCATTATCCAGTACCTGATTTACAGCCCAATACCAGAAGGCCAGCAAATGCCGCCACTGCCGTGGTTGCCTGTGGTGTTGGGCTTATGGCTTGCAAATGCCTATTATTTTGTTTACTGCTGGGGAAAACGCGGCCAAACCCTGGCCATGAAAGCCTGGCGACTGCGAGTGCAGCAGCTGGACGGTTCCCTGACTACCACCAAACAACGCTGGCTGCGTGCTGTTATTGCCCCATTATCACTGGCAAGTGTTGTCGGTTTACTGTGGCGGCTATGGGATAAAAATGGCGATTGCCTGCACGACAAACTGACCGGCACGCGGGTGGTGTTGTTACCTAAGGGAGTTAACTAA
- a CDS encoding uracil-DNA glycosylase family protein, translated as MPLVDVLTEVKQCNLCADLPLGPNPVVQIAAPARILIIGQAPGTRVHNTGIPWNDPSGDNLRRWLGVDREQFYSDPRIAIMPMGFCYPGTGKSGDLPPRKECAPQWHQRLLSYMPDIQLTLLIGNYAQARYCGKDGYRNLTERVSNWRQLRQAKPGLWPLVHPSPRNRRWMAKNPWFESDLLPDLQKTVNQLLS; from the coding sequence ATACCCCTGGTTGATGTACTCACCGAGGTGAAACAGTGCAACCTGTGTGCGGACTTACCGCTGGGGCCTAATCCGGTGGTGCAAATAGCCGCACCGGCTCGCATTTTAATTATTGGTCAGGCGCCGGGCACTCGTGTACACAATACTGGCATTCCGTGGAATGACCCCAGTGGTGATAACTTGCGCCGCTGGCTGGGGGTAGACCGCGAGCAGTTTTACAGTGACCCGCGTATCGCTATTATGCCGATGGGGTTTTGCTATCCAGGTACCGGTAAATCCGGGGATTTGCCGCCGAGAAAAGAATGTGCCCCTCAATGGCACCAGCGCCTGTTGAGTTACATGCCGGACATACAGCTAACCCTGCTGATTGGCAATTACGCCCAAGCCCGGTATTGCGGCAAAGACGGCTATCGAAACTTGACTGAACGAGTGTCCAACTGGCGTCAGCTACGACAGGCAAAACCGGGCCTGTGGCCTTTGGTGCACCCGTCGCCTCGCAACCGTCGATGGATGGCAAAGAACCCCTGGTTTGAGTCGGATCTGCTGCCAGACCTGCAAAAAACGGTGAATCAACTGCTGAGCTAG
- the lptF gene encoding LPS export ABC transporter permease LptF — MIIFRYLLRQLLGSTVAVCFVLLLVFMSSRFVKYLRDAALGKYDSEVLFALMGYRLPEFLELLLPLSFFLSILLVYGRLYLDSEMTVLSCCGVSRNQVLRYTMVSSLVVASVVGLMSIHLTPSGIAKSTALERAQQQRAELDAMPAKRFQKLQAGSGVAYAEEVGSGQLDDVFYTESVANTEGGSGQVLVLAKRGYQKRSENLKDNFLVLEDGYRIEGNPGEALFRITYFTEFGKRLAQTKDDDWRIQKMQKEALSTPELAASSDPQYTALFHRRLSWPVMVLILTIAAIPLSKTNPRQGRYMKLLPAILLFVVYWQAVDAGASKVAESALNPYAGIWGVHLFFLLLAMVIFYWDRLRDKVTRKPARRVT; from the coding sequence GTGATTATTTTTCGTTATCTGTTACGTCAATTGCTCGGCAGCACAGTGGCTGTGTGCTTCGTGCTATTGCTGGTGTTTATGAGTAGCCGGTTTGTGAAATATCTGCGTGATGCGGCTCTTGGCAAATACGACTCCGAAGTGCTGTTTGCGCTGATGGGATATCGGCTGCCAGAGTTTCTTGAGCTTTTATTGCCACTGTCGTTTTTCCTATCGATTTTGTTGGTTTATGGTCGTCTCTACCTGGACAGCGAGATGACAGTGCTTTCCTGTTGCGGTGTGAGCCGCAATCAAGTTTTGCGCTATACGATGGTCAGTTCACTGGTGGTGGCATCGGTAGTGGGCTTGATGAGTATTCACCTCACACCCAGTGGCATTGCCAAGTCCACGGCTCTGGAACGCGCTCAGCAACAGCGAGCGGAATTGGATGCCATGCCTGCCAAGCGGTTTCAAAAGCTTCAAGCTGGGAGCGGTGTTGCTTACGCTGAAGAAGTGGGCAGTGGGCAGCTGGATGACGTGTTTTATACGGAGTCAGTGGCCAATACCGAAGGTGGCAGTGGTCAGGTTTTGGTGCTTGCCAAGCGGGGCTACCAGAAACGCTCGGAAAATTTGAAAGACAACTTCCTGGTATTAGAAGACGGCTATCGCATTGAAGGTAACCCGGGAGAAGCGTTGTTCCGTATTACATACTTTACTGAGTTCGGTAAGCGGCTGGCGCAAACTAAAGATGACGATTGGCGTATTCAAAAAATGCAGAAAGAGGCGTTGAGTACCCCTGAGCTGGCCGCCTCGTCAGACCCACAATACACAGCCTTATTTCATCGCCGCCTGTCTTGGCCGGTCATGGTGCTGATACTGACCATTGCTGCGATTCCTCTGAGCAAAACCAATCCCCGTCAGGGGCGCTACATGAAACTGTTGCCAGCTATTTTGTTGTTTGTGGTGTATTGGCAAGCGGTGGATGCCGGTGCTTCTAAAGTGGCAGAGTCGGCACTCAACCCTTATGCGGGCATTTGGGGCGTACACCTGTTCTTTCTGTTGCTGGCAATGGTGATCTTTTACTGGGACAGGCTGCGGGACAAAGTCACCCGAAAACCAGCTAGGAGAGTTACCTGA
- the galE gene encoding UDP-glucose 4-epimerase GalE: MKVLVTGGLGYIGSHTCVQMHQAGMEPVILDNGRNSHPVVLDRIEAITGLRPVLYKGDVRDAAILDQIFAEHQIDAVIHFAGLKAVGESVEKPLAYYDNNVNGSLVLADAMKRAGVKTLVFSSSATVYGDPQTVPVLETAPVGATTNPYATSKLMVEQCLRDLQQAEPEWSIIVLRYFNPVGAHISGTMGEDPQGIPNNLMPYISQVAVGRREELPVFGDDYPTVDGTGVRDYIHVVDLADGHIAALRCISRQAGYHIYNLGTGKGSSVLQMIDSFSKACGRPINYRICPRRPGDVAEYWADPSKAIEELNWQPSRTLDDMTADTWRWQSQNPNGYAS, translated from the coding sequence ATGAAAGTACTTGTAACCGGAGGTTTAGGCTATATTGGCAGCCATACCTGCGTACAAATGCACCAGGCGGGAATGGAGCCAGTAATTCTTGATAATGGCCGTAACAGTCACCCAGTGGTGCTTGATCGCATAGAGGCGATCACAGGCCTGCGCCCGGTGCTTTATAAGGGCGATGTTCGTGACGCGGCGATTCTCGACCAAATCTTTGCCGAACATCAAATTGATGCGGTCATTCACTTTGCGGGCTTAAAAGCGGTGGGTGAATCCGTTGAAAAACCCTTGGCTTACTACGACAACAACGTTAACGGCTCTCTGGTGTTGGCGGATGCCATGAAGCGTGCAGGCGTCAAGACATTGGTATTCAGCTCTTCTGCGACGGTTTATGGCGATCCGCAAACGGTGCCTGTTTTGGAAACCGCCCCAGTGGGTGCTACTACCAACCCTTACGCCACCAGCAAGTTGATGGTTGAACAATGCTTGCGCGACTTGCAGCAGGCAGAGCCGGAGTGGAGCATCATTGTTTTACGCTATTTTAATCCGGTGGGAGCGCATATTTCCGGAACCATGGGAGAAGACCCCCAAGGTATTCCCAACAATCTGATGCCTTATATTTCCCAAGTGGCGGTGGGTCGCCGGGAGGAGTTACCGGTATTTGGTGATGATTACCCAACAGTGGATGGCACCGGCGTGCGTGACTATATCCATGTGGTGGATTTGGCCGATGGCCATATTGCTGCTCTGCGCTGTATAAGTCGCCAAGCGGGTTATCACATATACAATTTGGGTACTGGAAAAGGCAGCAGCGTTTTGCAAATGATAGATTCTTTTTCTAAGGCGTGTGGCCGGCCGATTAATTATCGAATTTGCCCAAGGCGTCCGGGGGACGTTGCCGAATATTGGGCCGACCCCAGCAAAGCCATTGAGGAGCTGAACTGGCAGCCTAGCCGAACTCTGGATGATATGACTGCCGATACCTGGCGGTGGCAGTCACAGAACCCCAATGGCTATGCCAGCTAA